In Perognathus longimembris pacificus isolate PPM17 chromosome 23, ASM2315922v1, whole genome shotgun sequence, a single genomic region encodes these proteins:
- the LOC125340470 gene encoding olfactory receptor 4K14-like, whose protein sequence is MDGKNQSTVSEFVLQGLGSPQNLQVLLFMIFLMLYFIILSGNIVIMILIITDSHLHSPMYFLLANLSFVDMWLSSVSTPKMITDFLKEEKTISFGGCMCQIFFAHFIGAGEMVLLVVMAYDRYVAICKPLHYSTIMNLQRCTGLVLTSWIIGFVHSISQLAVILPLPFCGPREIDSFFCDIPLVTKVACLDSHDLDMLVNIDCGMVIVTCFLLLLISYTYILVTIRKSSKTGASKALSTCSAHITVVVIFFVPCIFIYVWPLKITWLDKFLAVFYSVIAPLLNPAIYTLRNKEMKNAMKRFKNYFLSS, encoded by the coding sequence ATGGATGGAAAAAATCAGTCCACAGTGTCAGAATTTGTGCTTCAGGGACTTGGCTCCCCACAGAATCTTCAGGTTTTACTATTCATGATATTCCTGATGCTCTATTTCATCATTCTATCAGGAAACATTGTCATCATGATCTTAATCATCACTGACTCTCACCTCCATTCCCCCATGTACTTCTTGTTGGCCAACCTGTCCTTTGTTGATATGTGGCTTTCCTCAGTCAGTACTCCTAAGATGATCACAGACTTTCTCAAGGAGGAAAAGACCATTTCCTTTGGAGGCTGCATGTGCCAGATCTTCTTTGCACACTTCATTGGTGCAGGTGAGATGGTGCTTCTTGTGgtcatggcctatgaccgctacgtTGCCATCTGCAAACCACTCCACTACTCCACTATTATGAACCTGCAAAGGTGCACTGGGCTTGTATTGACTTCGTGGATCATTGGCTTTGTGCATTCTATCAGCCAACTGGCTGTGATTTTACCACTGCCTTTCTGTGGCCCCCGGGAAATAGACAGTTTCTTCTGTGATATTCCACTGGTAACCAAAGTGGCCTGCTTGGATTCCCACGATTTGGACATGTTAGTCAACATTGACTGTGGGATGGTGATTGTAACCTGTTTTCTTCTGTTGCTGATATCCTACACATATATTCTTGTCACTATTCGCAAAAGTTCCAAAACCGGAGCATCGAAGGCTCTGTCCACCTGTTCTGCCCATATCACGGTGGTGGTGATCTTTTTTGTGCCCTGCATCTTCATCTATGTGTGGCCTCTCAAGATCACTTGGTTGGACAAATTTCTTGCTGTGTTTTACTCTGTTATCGCACCTCTGTTAAATCCGGCAATTTATACactgagaaataaagaaatgaaaaatgctatgaaaagatttaaaaactatttcttgaGTTCCTAG